The following nucleotide sequence is from Photobacterium gaetbulicola Gung47.
GCGCTTCAATGCCGGTGGCGGCCAAATCCTTGACTTGGAATTCCTCCAGGACGAAATGGGCAAGCGTGTTTGTGCCTTTGGTTACTGGGCTGGCTACGTTGGCGCAGCGATTGGTCTATCGGGTTATATCCACCATTTACACTGTAAAGACGTGTTCGGCTCGGTGGGCAGCTACCCTGATCGCGACCATTACCTAGCGGTACTGCGCGAGCAGGTTGCGACACTATCAGAGATGCCTAAGGTATTGGTTATCGGTCAGTTTGGCCGCTGTGGCCGTGGCGCGCTGGACTTGTTTGCCGAGCTGGGTATCGATGCCGACGGCTGGGATATTGAAGAAACCAAAGCTGGCGGCCCGTTCACCGCAATCAATGATTACGACATCTTGGTTAACTGTGCTTACCTAGCAGAAGGCACGCCTCCGTTCATCACCAAGGAAAGCCTAGGTGAGAACCCACGCCTGAGCATGGTCAGCGATGTCAGCTGCGATCCGAACAACCCGGATAACCCAATCCGCATCTACAGCCAAAGCACCAAGTTGGCGAAGCCGATTATTGAGTCGGAGGTCAGCGGGTTATATGTGCAGGCGGTCGACCACCTACCGACAGTACTGCCGAAAGAAAGCAGCGAAGATTTCGCCGGTCAGCTGCTGCCGCATCTTCTGACTCTGTGCAAAAGTGAAGATCCCAACGGCGTCTGGGCAAGGGCACGTGATTTCTACGCGACGGCGCAGAACATTGTAAAGTAAACATCGCGGCGATTTGCCTAGGCCAATGAGAGAAGGGGATCTACGTT
It contains:
- a CDS encoding saccharopine dehydrogenase (COG0686), encoding MNTLFWLRDEVKVGEHRTALTPTGAKALIDAGAQVIVERSDTRIFPDQAYVDVGCELAAGHSWTDAPEHAYILGLKELAEDDFPLKHQHIYFAHAFKGQDEAVQILSRFNAGGGQILDLEFLQDEMGKRVCAFGYWAGYVGAAIGLSGYIHHLHCKDVFGSVGSYPDRDHYLAVLREQVATLSEMPKVLVIGQFGRCGRGALDLFAELGIDADGWDIEETKAGGPFTAINDYDILVNCAYLAEGTPPFITKESLGENPRLSMVSDVSCDPNNPDNPIRIYSQSTKLAKPIIESEVSGLYVQAVDHLPTVLPKESSEDFAGQLLPHLLTLCKSEDPNGVWARARDFYATAQNIVK